A window of the Syntrophothermus lipocalidus DSM 12680 genome harbors these coding sequences:
- a CDS encoding TIR domain-containing protein yields MGRKIFISYKYADSDVRHIKGEWYEINTVRDYVDKIESEIDSSDHIYKGESDAEDLSQLSEETIWSKLKNRIYNSSLTIVMISKNMRESWKSDKNQWIPREVSYSLKETSRISSSGVAVTSKTNALLAVIIPDRNDSYSYFTYNKTCCSSGCRIFLTDQLFDIMKKNMFNQKNPNTQICDNRSIVYFGDHSYMTCVKWDEFIEDMNKYIDKAYEIRDNIDNYEITNSI; encoded by the coding sequence ATGGGACGAAAAATATTTATATCATACAAATACGCAGATAGTGATGTTCGACATATAAAGGGTGAATGGTATGAAATAAACACGGTACGTGACTATGTAGATAAGATAGAATCTGAAATTGATAGTTCTGATCATATTTACAAGGGAGAATCCGATGCAGAAGATCTTTCACAGTTAAGTGAAGAAACTATATGGTCAAAACTAAAAAATAGAATTTATAACAGCTCTTTAACAATAGTGATGATTTCCAAAAACATGAGGGAATCATGGAAATCGGATAAGAATCAGTGGATACCAAGAGAAGTATCATATTCTTTAAAAGAAACATCTCGTATTAGTAGTAGTGGCGTTGCTGTAACAAGTAAAACCAATGCGTTGTTGGCAGTCATTATACCAGACAGGAATGATTCTTATTCATATTTTACATATAATAAGACTTGTTGTTCCTCGGGATGTAGAATATTTTTAACAGATCAATTATTTGACATAATGAAGAAAAATATGTTTAATCAGAAAAATCCTAATACTCAAATATGCGATAACCGCTCTATCGTATATTTCGGGGATCACAGTTACATGACTTGTGTTAAGTGGGACGAGTTTATTGAAGACATGAATAAATATATAGATAAAGCTTATGAGATTCGAGATAATATTGATAATTATGAAATTACCAACAGCATTTAG